Proteins encoded within one genomic window of Camarhynchus parvulus chromosome 14, STF_HiC, whole genome shotgun sequence:
- the ERN2 gene encoding LOW QUALITY PROTEIN: serine/threonine-protein kinase/endoribonuclease IRE2 (The sequence of the model RefSeq protein was modified relative to this genomic sequence to represent the inferred CDS: deleted 1 base in 1 codon), with the protein MKLPFTIPELVQSSPCRGSDGVLYTGKKQDSWFIVDPKSGEKQTTLSTEAWDGLCPSSPLLYIGRTQYVITMYDTKSRELRWNATFSEYSAPLCEESYHYKMAHLASSGDGLVVTLDKESGEVLWAQNYGSPVVGIYLWHQDSLRRLPHLNLAMETLRYLTFQSQDIHVLKWSYQSVKDFAATKTQLLPALYVGKHAASFYAVTSLVHGSVALVPQGITLARIDGPTTDEVTMRESGECEITPSTDVKYPQGSIASPPNQWLLIGHHELPPLVHTTMLRAFPENLRKTTETIIPRAPPSRTVFDDFLAPSSPEEPAVRSEGQLQPDPAPGEQLEVYPESGTWDLVMAAVGTALLGGGILLLLLVKLQRQHVAQQQQLEEQIQLLQQQQEMLLLGRVSREGIPEEPRELELSQGSASELSQSSSPSACLKDPANGTVSPEPAVPVAAEDAEPDLVVVGKVSFNPKDVLGHGAGGTFVFRGQFEGRSVAVKRLLPECVHLLDREVRLLRESDEHPHVVRYFCTERDRQFHYIAIELCSATLQEYVESPSFERRGLDPVSVLRQTMSGLAHLHSLSIVHRDLKPCNILISVPNCHGQIRAVISDFGLCKKLQGGRQSFSLRSGIPGTEGWIAPEVLQEAPKENPTSAVDIFSAGCIFYYVVSGGQHPFGDSLRRQANILAGCYQLSCLQEEAHDKLVARELIVAMISSEPQRRPSAPVVLVHPFFWSQEKQLQFFQDVSDRVEKEPAEGPIVSALESGGRAVVRTNWRMHISLPLQMDLRKFRTYKGGSVRDLLRAMRNKKHHYHELPADVRVALGSVPEGFVEYFTSRFPRLLLHTHGAMRVCAHERTFHSYYCQGLRGDGA; encoded by the exons ATG AAGCTGCCGTTCACCATCCCGGAGCTGGTGCAGTCCTCGCCGTGCCGCGGCTCAGACGGGGTGCTCTACACCG GGAAGAAGCAGGACAGCTGGTTCATTGTGGACCCCAAGTCAGGGGAGAAGCAGACCACCCTCTCAACAGAGGCCTGGGATGGTCTGTGCCCATCCAGCCCCTTGCTCTACATCGGACGGACCC agTATGTCATCACCATGTATGACACCAAGTCACGGGAGCTGCGCTGGAATGCCACCTTCTCTGAGTACTCGGCCCCGCTCTGTGAGGAGTCCTACCACTACA AAATGGCACACTTGGCCTCAAGCGGGGACGGGCTCGTGGTGACCCTGGACAAGGAGAGCGGGGAGGTCCTGTGGGCACAGAACTACGGCTCACCTGTGGTTGGCATCTACCTGTGGCACCAGGACAGCCTGCGCCGCCTGCCCCACCTCAACCTGGCCATGGAGACCCTGCGCTATCTGACCTTCCAGTCACAGGACATCCACGTCCTCAAGTGGAGCTACCAGTCCGTCAAGGACTTCGCTGCCACCAAGACCCAGCTGCT GCCGGCGCTCTACGTGGGGAAGCACGCCGCCAGCTTCTATGCTGTGACCTCCCTGGTGCACGGCAGTGTGGCGCTGGTG ccccagggcatcACGCTGGCCAGGATCGACGGCCCCACCACGGACGAGGTGACCATGAGGGAGTCCGGGGAGTGCGAGATCACGCCCAGCACGGACGTCAAGTACCCACAGGGCAGCATCGCCTCACCTCCCAACCAGTGGCTCCTCATAG gGCACCATGAGCTGCCTCCTTTGGTCCACACCACGATGCTGCGAGCCTTCCCAGAGAACCTGAGGAAAACCACGGAAACCATCATCCCCAGGGCTCCTCCCAGCAGGACTGTGTTCGACGAT TTCCTGGCCCCGAGCAGCCCCGAGGAGCCAGCTGTCCGCAGcgaggggcagctccagccagacCCCGCGCcgggggagcagctggaggtgtACCCCGAGTCTGGCACCTGGGACCTGGTGATGGCTGCCGTTGGCACGGCTCTGCTGGGCGGGGgaatcctgctcctgctgctcgtg AAGCTGCAGCGGCAGCatgtggctcagcagcagcagctggaggagcagatacagctcctgcagcagcagcaggagatgctgctcttGGGCCGAGTCTCCAGGGAGGGCATCCCTGAGGAGcccagg gagctggagctgagccagggAAGTGCCTCAGAGCTCTCacagagctccagcccctctgcctgcctgaaGGACCCGGCTAACGGGACAGtcagcccagagccagctgtCCCAGTGGCTGCTGAAG ATGCAGAACCAGACCTGGTTGTAGTTGGGAAAGTTTCTTTTAACCCCAAAGATGTGCTGGGCCATGGAGCTGGAGGAACCTTTGTCTTCAg GGGGCAGTTCGAGGGCCGCAGTGTGGCCGTGAAGCGCCTCCTGCCCGAGTGTGTGCACCTGCTGGACCGCGAGGTGCGGCTGCTGCGGGAGTCCGACGAGCATCCGCACGTGGTGCGCTACTTCTGCACGGAGCGGGACCGGCAGTTCCACTACATCGCCATTGAGCTGTGCTCCGCCACGCTGCAGGAG TACGTGGAGAGCCCCAGCTTCGAGCGCCGTGGGCTGGACCCGGTGTCCGTGCTGCGTCAGACCATGTCGGGGCTGGCCCACCTGCACTCCCTCAGCATCG TGCACCGTGACCTGAAGCCCTGTAACATCCTCATCTCTGTCCCGAACTGCCACGGGCAGATCCGCGCCGTCATCTCCGACTTCGGCCTTTGCAAGAAGCTTCAGGGGGGCCGGCAGAGCTTCAGCCTCCGCTCCGGGATCCCCGGCACTGAGGGCTGGATCGCGCccgaggtgctgcaggaggcccCGAAGGAGAACCCT ACCAGTGCTGTGGACATCTTCTCAGCCGGGTGCATCTTCTATTACGTGGTGTCGGGGGGCCAGCACCCCTTTGGGGACAGCCTGCGGCGCCAGGCCAACATCCTGGCGGGTTGCTAccagctgagctgcctgcaggaggaggCTCACG ACAAACTCGTTGCGAGGGAGCTGATTGTGGCGATGATCAGCTCCGAGCCCCAGCGCCGGCCCTCGGCCCCTGTGGTCCTTGTGCATCCCTTTTTCTGGAGtcaggagaagcagctgcagttcTTCCAG GACGTCAGTGACCGTGTGGAGAAGGAGCCAGCCGAGGGGCCCATCGTCTCAGCCCTGGAATCAGGGGGACGGGCGGTGGTGCGGACCAACTGGAGGATGCACATCTCCCTCCCGCTTCAGATGG ACCTGAGGAAGTTCCGCACCTACAAGGGGGGGTCAGTGCGTGACCTGCTGCGGGCCATGAGGAACAAG AAGCACCACTACCACGAGCTGCCGGCTGATGTGCGGGTGGCCCTGGGCTCCGTCCCTGAGGGCTTCGTGGAGTACTTCACCTCCCGCTTCCcgcggctgctgctgcacacGCACGGGGCCATGCGGGTCTGCGCCCATGAGCGCACCTTCCACTCCTACTACTGCCAGGGCCTGAGGGGCGACGGCGCCTGA
- the PLK1 gene encoding serine/threonine-protein kinase PLK1 encodes MSAPGGKAARPAALAEPARAAAAAAAGGKEVPKVLVDPRTRRSFVRGRFLGKGGFARCYELAEAETREVFAGKVVPKSLLVKPHQKEKMSMEIAIHRSLSHRHVVGFQGFFEDDDFVYVVLELCRRRSLLELHKRRKALSEPEVRYYLRQTILGCQYLHSHRVIHRDLKLGNLFLSDDMEVKIGDFGLATKVEYEGERKKTLCGTPNYIAPEVLSKKGHGLEVDIWSIGCIMYTLLVGKPPFETSCLKDTYIRIKKNEYTIPKHINPVAANLIQKMLRSDPAMRPTIDELLNDEFFTSGYLPSRLPTSCLTIAPRFSLAPSSLELGGRKPLTALNKGLDSPAQEPLPEKEEAAGLREVGDAVSCHLADMLQQLTAVNAAKPSERVAVRQEEAEDPACIPIFWVSKWVDYSDKYGLGYQLCDNSVGVLFNDSTRLIMYNDGDNLQYIEQNNTESYFTVRSYPSALNKKITLLKYFRNYMSEHLLKAGANITPREGDELARLPYLCTWFRTRSAIILHLSNGTVQINFFQDHTKVILCPLMAAVTYIDEKRDFRTYKLSLIEEHGCCRELASRLRYARTMVEKLLSSKSGSGRVKSSS; translated from the exons ATGAGCGCGCCGGGCGGGAAGGCGGCGCGGCCGGCGGCGCTGGCGGAGCCGGcccgggcggcagcggcggcggcggcgggggggaAGGAGGTGCCGAAGGTGCTCGTGGACCCGCGCACCCGGCGCAGCTTCGTGCGCGGGCGGTTCCTGGGCAAGGGCGGCTTCGCGCGGTGCTACGAGCTGGCCGAGGCCGAGACCCGGGAGGTGTTCGCGGGGAAGGTGGTGCCCAAGTCGCTGCTGGTGAAGCCGCACCAGAAGGAGAAGATGTCCATGGAGATCGCCATCCACCGCAGCCTCTCCCACCGCCACGTCGTCGGCTTCCAGGGCTTCTTCGAGGACGACGACTTTGTCTACGTCGTGCTGGAGCTCTGCCGCCGCAGG tcgctgctggagctgcacaagCGGCGGAAGGCGCTGAGCGAGCCCGAGGTGCGGTACTACCTGCGGCAGACCATCCTGGGCTGCCAGTACCTGCACAGCCACCGCGTCATCCACCGCGACCTCAAGCTGGGCAACCTCTTCCTCAGCGATGACATGGAGGTGAAGATCG gtGACTTTGGCCTGGCCACCAAGGTAGAGTACGAGGGGGAGCGCAAGAAGACCCTGTGTGGGACGCCCAATTACATCGCCCCAGAGGTGCTGAGCAAGAAGGGGCATGGCTTGGAGGTGGACATCTGGTCCATTGGCTGCATCAT GTACACTCTGCTGGTGGGGAAACCGCCTTTTGAGACTTCTTGTCTAAAGGATACATACATCCGGATCAAGAAGAACGAGTACACCATTCCCAAG CACATCAACCCTGTGGCTGCGAACCTCATCCAGAAGATGCTGAGGTCGGACCCTGCCATGCGCCCGACCATCGACGAGCTGCTGAACGACGAGTTCTTCACCTCGGGGTACCTGCCCAGCCGCCTGCCCACCAGCTGCCTCACCATCGCTCCCCGCTtctccctggctcccagcagcctggagctcGGCGGGCGGAAACCACTGACCGCGCTCAATAAAG GACtggacagccctgcccaggagccctTGCCAGAGAAGGAGGAGGCGGCAGGGCTGCGGGAGGTGGGGGATGCTGTCAGCTGCCACCTGGCTGACATGTTGCAGCAGCTGACTGCAGTCAACGCAGCCAAGCCCTCAGAGCGAGTAGCAGTGAGGCAAG AGGAAGCTGAGGACCCGGCCTGCATTCCCATCTTCTGGGTTAGCAAGTGGGTGGACTACTCGGATAAATATGGACTCG GTTACCAGCTCTGTGACAACAGCGTTGGGGTTCTCTTCAATGACTCCACTCGGCTCATCATGTACAACGATGGGGACAACCTGCAGTACATTGAGCAGAACAACACAGAGTCCTACTTCACTGTGAGGTCCTACCCCTCTGCCCTCAACAAGAAG ATAACACTACTGAAGTACTTCCGGAATTACATGAGTGAGCACTTGCTGAAGGCGGGGGCGAACATCACGCCACGGGAAGGGGACGAGCTGGCCCGACTGCCCTACCTGTGCACCTGGTTCCGGACCCGCAGCGCCATCATCCTGCACCTCAGCAACGGCACTGTGCAGATCAACTTCTTCCAG GACCACACCAAGGTCATCCTGTGCCCTCTCATGGCTGCTGTGACATACATAGATGAGAAACGGGACTTCCGCACGTACAAGCTGAGCCTGATCGAGGAGCACGGCTGCTGCCGGGAGCTGGCCAGCCGCCTGCGCTACGCCCGCACCATGGTGGAGAAGCTCCTCAGCTCCAAGTCTGGCTCGGGCCGGGTGAAATCTTCCTCCTAG
- the DCTN5 gene encoding dynactin subunit 5, with translation MELSEMLYNKSEYIETASGNKVSRQSVLCGSQNIVLNGKTIVMNDCIIRGDLANVRVGRHCVVKSRSVIRPPFKKFSKGVAFFPLHIGDHVFIEEDCVVNAAQIGSYVHIGKNCVIGRRCVLKDCCKILDNTVLPPETVVPPFTVFSGCPGLFSGELPECTQELMIDVTKSYYQKFLPLTQVASGRA, from the exons aTGGAGCTCAGCGAGATGCTCTACAACAAGTCCGAGTACATCGAGACG GCCTCCGGCAACAAGGTGAGCCGGCAGTCCGTGCTGTGCGGCAGCCAGAACATCGTCCTCAACGGCAAG ACAATCGTTATGAACGACTGCATCATCCGCGGGGACCTGGCGAACGTGCGGGTGGGCCGGCACTGCGTGGTGAAGAGCCGCAGCGTCATCAGGCCGCCCTTCAAGAAGTTCAGCAAAGG GGTGGctttcttccctctgcacaTTGGTGACCATGTCTTCATAGAAGAGGACTGTGTTGTCAACGCGGCCCAGATCGGCTCCTATGTGCACATAGGCAAGAACTGTGTCATT GGACGTAGATGTGTTTTGAAAGACTGCTGCAAAATCTTAGACAACACAGTACTCCCTCCTGAAACTGTAGTTCCACCTTTCACTGTCTTCTCAGGCTGCCCAG GACTCTTCTCGGGGGAGCTCCCGGAATGCACCCAGGAGCTCATGATTGACGTTACCAAGAGCTATTACCAGAAGTTCTTGCCACTCACTCAG GTGGCCTCTGGCAGGGCCTAA
- the PALB2 gene encoding LOW QUALITY PROTEIN: partner and localizer of BRCA2 (The sequence of the model RefSeq protein was modified relative to this genomic sequence to represent the inferred CDS: inserted 2 bases in 2 codons) — MEAPPAAAALSGTDKEKLREKLALLKREYSETVIRLRRARRAERARNHGRRERSPTGLQCSNPDCSRDNTSASADRDGPSQSQTKTCSDAGMEKTTSVTVKHIPEFSSDEVSPQHSSRAESFQASQENLCSGTTRPVPVEKKPQTSRGMMKLRRRAKALESKERESVHDVHLISTGEMTKNQIASAEELQSPVFRHSSLSHTEEPAQRAPGAVLVQGERNSFTPDAASGLVQGAFGGSVTAGEPELSPHVLRDSRDIWQPESSRAVATPDGHEPCSQHADSVLLDPRDDGREESLSRIKQPEGQSLCEDQGELRGLLDLMSENEILPDSRNNTITEESKNHEGHQSDANTLNPCPADKALDTAEELLENQQLEMESRLSPAAKVVAPEGTLSSCTVVEGLLFPVEYYVRTTRRMSNCQRKVDLDAVILSQLGRSKKGQRSKCKQKDANPNQPSQEKAEGDLEPGVGPFPFLGAENDQANSSSSQKSLPASSNSSTSLESISQKSITSTRQEQRQSQRKQKGRRKSACKAPMHPVSQELIESQDPTMANESSAVLSNENQSEKENCDANLERSSSDERRLSGAAALGSAGPGVTGATQPAGREPPLGGSQVPGKCHKALLEQVQHPLHSSESLSPGSNTFASRVGDVEASAAVCQGDKHPVQRVKRQRGAEQLPGVSVPLRRSLRCSARHRPPAGSTDDSSRGCSSPMGPQGPAALGLPAADPDTRGSLFSFRSLQWLVPKLGIRDFHLPNEEFGVLKLEKLKSSPVNDLEDFVSGDCVAPEDTQDAQMKPKEKSLRSNLILPSKTGLPELPCMEGLTSKKELSTHELLFTPTGTVLAEAPTHPEPEISLCVFPAVGATPGVLPSVHTEVFPDTPSVPALPVTPPSPRGAAALVLGDVARRDPAVPLHPDSCAAGTARNQEEQGTALPPAAERDPENKSDETVSLEKYQQPENKEQESCRASPDQIKDVAEQLTAALPDGPREESLQFVSELKEPWCSGAVDVGAVWWAAAGCRELRVVTACESAVSLWQPRAPACWARVHTWHLREIPVIQIVPVPDTCNLVCVALGELEIGEIRLLLYSSETDSFKHSLVKTGDIKAVVGLKDWRLVSSSRTMQEQQVEMVFLSETGGSKDRQTLMPPEETVTAFAEVEGMSEALVGTTAGNSVVVWNLRTGQLLRKMHVGYSYPASICHRAYSDSGLLFVVLSHPHGKESESCGSPAFRVVAFNPRTGRSAPVTFSCLPPGPAGRYLEGDVWDTEGAAVLTSGAVAVWDLLRGRCTAVLPXGPAGHWALARWAPARAGLLAGXRDGTVQLYRYRPPQPGAA; from the exons ATGGAGGCCCCGCCGGCAGCGGCGGCCCTGAGCGGCACCGACAAGGAGAAG CTGCGGGAGAAGCTGGCGCTGCTGAAGCGGGAGTACAGCGAGACCGTCATCCGGCTGCGG CGGGCACGGCGAGCCGAGCGAGCCAGGAACCACGGCCGGCGGGAGCGGAGCCCCACAG GTCTGCAGTGCTCCAATCCTGACT gttcTAGAGATAACACATCTGCTAGTGCTGACAGAGATGGGCCCTCTCAGTCACAGACTAAAACCTGTTCTGATGCTGGCATGGAGAAGACAACATCTGTCACAGTTAAGCACATTCCAGAATTCTCCAGTGATGAGGTtagcccacagcacagctcccgGGCAGAAAGCTTTCAGGCCAGCCAGGAAAACCTGTGCTCTGGGACCACCAGGCCTGTCCCTGTggagaaaaagccccaaacctcCCGAGGCATGATGAAGCTGCGGAGACGGGCGAAGGCTCTGGAATCAAAGGAAAGGGAATCAGTGCATGATGTGCATCTAATCAGTACTGGTGAAATGACGAAAAATCAAATTGCCAGTGCAGAGGAGCTTCAGTCACCAGTGttcaggcacagcagcctgtcACACACTGAGGAACCTGCTCAAAGGGCACCTGGGGCAGTGCTTGTGCAGGGAGAAAGAAATAGTTTCACTCCTGATGCAGCATCAGGGCTTGTACAGGGTGCGTTTGGtggcagtgtcactgcaggagagcctgagctgtccccacatgtgctgagggacagcagggacatctGGCAGCCTGAGTCCTCAAGGGCTGTGGCCACACCTGATGGACATGAGCCATGTTCACAGCATGCAGACTCTGTTTTACTTGACCCCAGAGATGATGGCAGAGAAGAATCCCTCAGTAGAATAAAACAGCCAGAGGGTCAGAGTTTGTGTGAGGATCAGGGAGAATTACGTGGGCTCCTGGATTTAatgtcagaaaatgaaatattgccTGACAGCAGAAATAACACCATTACCGAGGAGAGCAAAAACCATGAAGGACATCAAAGTGACGCTAATACCTTGAATCCCTGTCCTGCAGATAAAGCTCTGGACACTGCTGAAGAACTGCTGGAGAATCAACAGCTTGAAATGGAGTCAAggctctctcctgctgccaaGGTGGTGGCTCCCGAGGGCACGCTGAGCTCCTGCACAGTGGTGGAAGGGCTGCTCTTCCCTGTGGAGTACTACGTGCGGACAACTCGCCGCATGTCCAACTGCCAGAGGAAGGTGGACCTGGATGCTGTCATCCTcagccagctgggcaggagcaagAAAGGCCAGCGGAGTAAATGCAAGCAGAAAGATGCAAACCCCAATCAGCCCTCGCAAGAGAAAGCTGAGGGTGATTTGGAGCCAGGGGTTGGGCCCTTCCCTTTTCTTGGGGCAGAAAACGATCAAGCAAACTCAAGTAGTTCTCAGAAATCCCTTCCTGCATCCAGCAACAGCAGCACTTCTCTTGAATCCATTTCTCAGAAAAGCATCACTAGCACAAGGCAAGAGCAGAGACAATCCCAGAGGAagcagaagggaagaagaaagtcTGCCTGCAAAGCCCCCATGCATCCAGTGTCACAAGAGCTTATAGAGAGTCAGGATCCCACAATGGCCAAtgaaagcagtgctgtgctgtcaAATGAGAACCAgagtgaaaaggaaaactgtGATGCTAACCTTGAAAGGTCATCCTCAGATGAGAGGAGATTGtctggtgctgcagccctggggtctgcagggccaggagtgaCTGGAGCTACCCAGCCAGCGGGTCGTGAGCCTCCTCTGGGTGGGAGCCAAGTGCCAGGCAAATGCCATAAGGCTCTGTTAGAGCAGGTTCAACATCCACTCCACAGCAGCGAGTCCCTGAGCCCAGGGAGCAACACTTTTGCCAGCCGTGTGGGAGATGTGgaagccagtgctgctgtgtgtcagGGAGATAAACATCCAGTGCAGCGTGTGAAGAGGCAGCGAGGAGCTGAGCAGCTACCTGGGGTCAGTGTCCCTCTGCGCCGCTCCCTGcgctgctctgccaggcacaggcCCCCGGCAGGCTCAACAG atgacagcagcagaggatgcaGCAGTCCCATGGGTCCACAGGGTCCTGCTGCCCTtgggctccctgctgcagacCCTGACACTCGTGgctccctcttctccttccGCAGCCTCCAGTGGCTGGTCCCTAAGCTGGGCATCAGGGACTTCCACTTACCAAATGAGGAATTTGGAGTGCTGAAACTGGAGAAATTGAAATCTTCCCCTGTGAATGACTTGGAGGATTTTGTGTCTGGGGATTGTGTGGCTCCAGAGGACACACAAGATGCACAAAtgaagccaaaagaaaaaagtctcagaagtaatttaattttgccTTCCAAAACTGGATTGCCTGAACTTCCTTGCATGGAAGGCCTGACTTCCAAGAAGGAGCTTTCCACCCATGAATTGCTGTTTACTCCCACGGGGACTGTCCTAGCTGAGGCTCCCACTCACCCTGAGCCTGAGATTTCCTTGtgtgttttccctgctgtgggtgCAACCCCAGGTGTTTTACCTTCAGTGCACACTGAGGTGTTCCCTGACACACCTTCTGTACCTGCCTTACCAGTGACCCCACCTtcccccagaggagcagctgccctggtgctgggggATGTGGCACGCAgagaccctgctgtgccactgcaccctgacagctgtgctgcagggactgcCAGAAACCAGGAGGAGCAAGGTACAGCAttgcctccagcagctgaaagagATCCTGAGAACAAATCTGATGAGACTGTGTCCTTGGAGAAGTATCAGCAGCCAGAGAACAAAGAGCAGGAATCCTGCAGAGCTTCACCTGATCAG ATAAAAGATGTAGCAGAGCAGTTGACTGCAGCGCTGCCGGATGGCCCCAGAGAAGAGAGCTTGCAGTTTGTGTCAGAGCTAAag GAGCCCTGGTGCTCGGGCGCGGTGGACGTGGGCGCGGTgtggtgggcagcagctggctgcagggagctgcgCGTGGTCACCGCCTGCGAGAGCGCCGTGTCCCTCTGGCAGCCACGGGCACCCGCCTGCTGGGCCAGGGTGCACACCTGGCACCTCAGAGAG ATTCCTGTAATCCAGATTGTTCCTGTGCCAGACACCTGTAACCTCGTGTGTGTagcactgggagagctggagattGGAGAAATAag GCTCTTGCTTTATTCTTCTGAGACTGACTCATTCAAGCACTCCCTAGTGAAAACTGGGGATATAAAAGCAGTTGTTGGGCTAAAGGACTGGAggctggtgagcagcagcaggaccatgcaggagcagcaagtgGAGATGGTTTTTCTCTCAGAGACAGGGGG GAGCAAGGACAGGCAGACTCTGATGCCCCCTGAGGAAACTGTTACAGCCTTTGCTGAGGTAGAAGGGATGAGCGAGGCCTTGGTGGGCACCACTGCAGGGAACAGCGTTGTGGTTTG GAATCTGAGAACTGGTCAGCTCCTGAGGAAGATGCACGTTGGTTATTCCTACCCAGCTTCCATCTGCCATCGAGCATATTCTGACTCC GGCCttctgtttgttgttttaaGCCACCCTCATGGCAAAGAGAGCGAGTCCTGTGGAAGCCCAGCGTTCCGCGTGGTGGCCTTCAACCCGCGCACGGGCCGGAGCGCGCCGGTGACGTTCTCCTGCCTCCCCCCTGGCCCGGCAGGCAG gtACCTGGAGGGTGACGTGTGGGACACCGAGGGAGCCGCCGTGCTGACGTCGGGTGCGGTGGCCGTGTGGGACCTGCTGCGGGGCCGCTGCACGGCCGTGCTGC CCGGGCCCGCGGGGCACTGGGCCCTGGCCCGCTGGGCCCCGGCGCGGGCCGGGCTGCTGGCCG GCCGTGACGGCACCGTGCAGCTGTACCGGTACCGGCCCCCGCAGCCGGGAGCCGCCTGA
- the NDUFAB1 gene encoding LOW QUALITY PROTEIN: acyl carrier protein, mitochondrial (The sequence of the model RefSeq protein was modified relative to this genomic sequence to represent the inferred CDS: deleted 1 base in 1 codon): MDRSRGHGTAAGVTGSQPGSRDHGSNRHPRIGAGPLGRPGARGPPAGAVRASRRGARRLLTMPAPPAARRRSLRRLPPAPPPRPPRRPPAPPALLRLPRVAAPLCRSFSELPPLTLADIKDRVLYVLKLYDKIDPEKLTAESHFMKDLGLDSLDQVEIIMAMEDEFGFEIPDGDAEKLMCPQEIVDYIADKKDIYE, from the exons ATGGACCGCAGCCGGGGTCACGGGACCGCAGCCGGGGTCACGGGATCGCAGCCGGGATCACGGGATCACGGTAGCAACCGGCATCCGCGGATAGGCGCGGGGCCCCTCGGTCGGCCGGGGGCGCGCGGGCCGCCGGCAGGGGCGGTGCGTGCCTCTCGCCGCGGCGCCCGCCGCCTGCTGACGatgcccgccccgcccgccgcccgccgccgctccctccGCCGCctgccgcccgcc ccgccgccgcgcccgccccgccgcccccccgcgccgcccgcgcTGCTCCGGCTGCCGCGCGTGGCCGCGCCGCTCTGCCGCAGCTTCTCCGAGCTGCCGCCCCTGACCTTGGCCGACATCAAGGACCGGGTGCTCTACGTGCTCAAGCTCTACGATAAGATCGACCCCGAGAAG CTCACAGCCGAGTCCCACTTCATGAAGGACCTGGGCCTGGACAGTCTGGACCAAGTGGAGATCATCATGGCCATGGAGGATGAGTTCG GATTTGAAATTCCTGACGGAGATGCAGAGAAGCTGATGTGCCCACAGGAGATTGTAGATTACATTGCAGATAAGAAGGATATTTATGAGTGA